The segment AcctgtaaacacaacacacacacacacacacacacacacacacacacacacacacacacacacacacacacacacacacggacacagaaacacaattacagacacaatgGTCTAAAATCATACAACACACTATGAGTTACCACGGTACTGGTAACATCTATCGATGAAATCTATCAGGACCCAAAATAATGgctttccctcttcctttctttccatttctttctttcttactttccatCCTTTCTTAatccctttcttttctgtcattcttttttttaccttttggAGTCAAGGGACTCACTAAGCCAATATTACACCAGTGGAGCATGGCCCAAAGAACATCTGGGGCAGTTATATCCCAGTCATGAACCTTATAGTTTAATTATGTGCAGGATAACTGTTACACTGCAGCACAGTAGCTCCTCCAGTCTTAAAGGGACAGAGCCACACAACCACAATCTAATAATATTCATACTGAATGCAGGctattcatatttgtttttcattgtcatcaatcagtcaatcCTGTATTAATGTACCTTAGTGTCATTATCATCCTTGCTttgtgttactgttactgtgcaTAATTATTCATATCTGTATTTTTGTCATTCATATCATAACAGAAACCATAGTAACACTGCTATCATGGTTCACGGTTCACTGTCACCCATGCTCACTAACCCATGGGCCCCATGGTGCAGGTGAGCTTACCTGGGTAATGAGCTCTACCTCAGGGCCGTCTCCCCTGTTCATTAATCCATGAGCCCCATGGTGCAGGTGAGCTTACCTGGGCATCAAAGCTCTCCCTCAGGGCCCTCTCCCCTGCTCATTAACCCATGGGCCCCATGGTGCAGGTGAGCTTACCTGGGTAATGAGCTCTCCCTCAGGGCCCTCTCCCCTGCTCATTAACCCATGGGCCCCATGGTGCAGGTGAGCTTACCTGGGTAATGAGCTCTCCCTCAGGGCCCTCTCCACATCCATGTCCTCACTCTGGAAGTCCACGATGACCACACTGAAATTGTCGTCTTGAGTCTCCTGGCGCAGTGCTTCCATGTCGGAGATGAACTGCACCACCCAGCGAGCCTGGTTCTTTACTAACGAtggaagaggggaggaaggggacGAAGAAGGGAAGGAATGAAGAGGTGAgtaggggagaagaggagagggagaataaggAGGAAtatggagaagagcagagagaaagtgttgagaagaggagaggggtagaACATTTTCTAAAGGACATGAGATGTATATTTATACATGTGGATAAACTGACACTTAATTGAatagccatttttttttctttagttcCTACCCACCTACCTGGCACCACGAAATGCACCATGACATCATGTCTCCAGCGGAGGACACTGGGCCTGCAGAGCAAGGGCCTGGTGTAGCTAGGGCCCCAGGCAAGGGTGGCATGCTCCTGGACACTGCTGCGGCTGGGCACTGGGGACCGGGGGGGCACAgagtgggcaggagaggcagagaacgTGGGGGAGGAAGGGGCGCCACCCTCCCGCATCTCCAAGCTGTCGTCCAGGCGGCTGCGGCGTAGCAGCAGGTAAATATATTCAGAGACGCGCACCACATTTTTTCCTCCCTCCAGCAACACCAGCTCCACCAGGAAACGGTGCCCCCTGGCTGAGTCGCGGCGTTTCTCCACGTTAACGATGCGCTGCAGAGTGTAgatgctgtgagagagaaaggccaAAGGAGataaaaaagggagagggaagagcgagggagaaggaagaagagttcagaggagagggagaaaaacaagacTACCAGAGGGGcatgagaaagaaaggaggcagatagtggataaacacacacaacacacacacacacacacacacacacacacacacacagacacagacacagacacagacacagacacagacacagacacagacacagacacagacacacacacacacacacacacacacacacacacacacacacacacagacacagacacagacacacacacacacacacacacacacacacacacacacacacacagacacacacacacacacacacacacacacacacacacacacacacacatccatctcacCCTCCGTTGTGCTTGTTGAGCCTGTCCATGTACTGTGAGATGAGGTGGAGAGCCTCTCCCTCGGCCAGCTGCAGGTTTCCTGACACGTTGCACCGCAGGTCGTTCCAGTCGGAGCGCAGCGTCTCAAAGTCCACCGTGTTGGCGCTGAACGTCCGCTGCCAGTTGATCTCTTTCTCCACCCAGTCTGGCTTCAGGTCCTCCGGTTCCTCGTAGCTGTACTCTGACGTGCCCCCATCCTGCTCAGCCTGCGAGCCCACGTCCGAGGCCACTGGCTGGGAAGCAGTGGGCTCGGAGGCCCTGGAGGCTTTGGTGGACTGGCCGTCCTCCATGGGGAGGCTGTTTTCAGAGAAATGAGGCCCAGGGAGGGGTCTGCTTTTTGGGGGAGTAGAGGAAGGGGAGCTTCCAGGCGGGCTCATGGAGCTAAAAAGGATGGATGCATAAAGTAACTATGTGCACAACATTttcacatatctacacacacacactcacacacacacatgcacacacacacatttgcacatatgtacgcacacacactcacacacatacgataCAGGGGCAGAGGACCATAACCACACTGTAGACTTGAGGTTAATTAGACAGAATGATGAAGACATTTTCAGGCAAGTAAGGCTTTTTTTGcattaacaaaagaaaaagttaCGTCTGTATAGCTAATTTCCAGTGGTGTCCACAACCATGCCTCAGGGATAGCTACACACAACACTGCCTCAGGGATAGCTACACACAACGCTGCCTCAGGAATAGCTACACACAACACTGCTATCTGAAGTACCTGAAGCTCCACCTGGATGCCGGATTGTCCTCTGGGTGGTCTGGGGGGTCATTTGGCAGGTTTGTTGTGGCTGTGGTTGGTGGTGTCTTACTGTCAGAAGGAGCTTGTGAGTTTGAGGGTATATTTAGGTGTGCGATGCCTGCTGAGGTttggtctgtgtctctgtgcttgGCTTTGGAGCGGACCAGTCGGGCGGTATTTCCAGCGCGGTAGAGGAAGATCCCAGGCATGACCTCCACCGAGTGCTCCCCACTTCCAGGGGTTTGTGGGCGCGCACGGTAACCTCTACCAACCCTGTCTCCCCTCCGCGCGTGTGAACCGACCGAAGTGTGTTCAGCAGGAACAGAATTCCAGGGCGCATTGCCAAGGAAACGCTTCATGAGAGTGTAGAGAGAGCTGTTCTGTGGGAGCAGGTGCTGAGAGTtctggagtgtgtgcgtgtgagtctgAATGTGTGTCCGAGAAGGTGCTGTTTCGGGGTCCACTCCGGCTCCCCGCGCTCGCACCCATGAGAGAGTACGTCCTCCGGGTCCGACGGCCTGAGCGTTCTCATTTCCGTCTctgccctgcctctcctctcgctcctcgtctttatctccatctctctcgctccccccttTCTCAGGCTTTGATTTCTCTCGTGAGTAGaatcttccctctctgtcctcgtTTAAAGGGGTGGGCTTTAGCGATACCCTGGCAGCCTGATTAGTCACACTATGGTTCTCACTCCTCCTGACTGGCTGGTTGTCTGAGATCAGTGTCTCCTCCTCTGGGTCCGCCCCTTCCACTTCATCCAGGAAATCTGTGGAGGAAAGCAAAAGGAGAACTCTGGGAGGGTGTTGTGGAAAAGCTAAGTTGTGATtggacacacaaaaacaaatccaaCTTTCACTTTAAGTAAGCAGCAAACCTTTACTAGATAAAACCATCTGCTAAATAATAGTAACACAGTAATcacactgaaataaatacagaaagtgGTGCCTGATGGACAAGTGTCACAGTACCAAAGTACCTAATTTATCATAACAAATTCTAGATTTGACATCTCCCCAACTattccacctgtgtgtgtgcttgttcacacaaatatgcacaagctcacacacgctcacacacacgcactgagcATATAtgctcatgtacacacaaacacactcacagattttCACTTACCATCAGGATTtgggaaaaagaaaggagtgTCATCGTCCTCTTCATCCATTTTCATGTATTTGTAGAATCCatacctaaaacacacacagagacaaacacacacacacacacacaccacacacacacacacacacacacacacacacacacacacacacacacacacacacacacataaatcagaAAACTTAAGAAGTGTAAGGTTCCCAAAATTCGGATGACATTTCTGGCCCAATTCCAGGTATGTTCACTTACTTCTCCAGGTACACGGTAGACTCCTTGTAGAAACACTTGTTGTCTTTCTCCATGTGGGTGAGCCGGGTGAAGTCATTGGGgtaaacaaatgacaaatacaCCTAGGGAAAACACATCACCAGggaaacatttacaaaatgtccTCCTGAGAGAGAAGCACGACTGCTTTGAAAAAGCTAAGGCACAGGAGCTTATGTGTCGGCTGCAAGTCTACTGATATAATAACACTGCAACAGCTTACTGACCTGACCTGCTGTAATAATATGAAATGACCACAAGAGGGTGCAACATATTCAGTGAAGGACTGGGTTGGTTTACCCAGGATGAAGTGAATGGATTTACTGTGGGTTCTATAGTGATTATCAATGTTAATGCAATTACATTAATGTggacatacacacctacacacacagacacaaacacaaagagagagagagagagagagagagagagagagagagaaagagagagagagagagggagagattaggTGTTACTCACAAACTGGAGACCCTGGTAGCGGGCGATGGGGAAGTCTTTGAGGACGTATGTGGGAGAGTAGAGACAGGAGGGCAGAACATTCTGGAGCCGAAATTCAGAGATCAGCGGAActgcagattcacacacacacacacacacacacacacacacacacacacccacacacccacacacacaaacacgtgaaaccccacacacacagacacaagggggTTATGCACACAAAGGCCTGTGCGTAcacttaaacacagacacaaggttGTTGCAGATGAAagcatgtgcatacacacacacacaaaacacccaatcactccccactcccccccccccccacacatataTATCAGAAATTACACAAGTAtgaacacactgaaaacactcaGCTCTCATATCAATAATATCCTGTGCAGAAAACACTACATTTCCCTACAAAGGGCTGCACTAATGTAAGCGTGTATAGtgatatgcatgcatacacagcactagataaacacacacacacacacacacacacacacacacactcacacacacacacacaagcacacacacacacacaagcacacacacacacacacacacacacaagcacacactctcactcacaaacacagcagtgtAATATACAAACTCACAATTTAACACACTTATACATAATATGCTAAActgaatgtgcacacacacacacacacacacacacacacacacacacacacacacacacacacacacacacacacactcacacactcacacacacacacacacacacacacacacacacacacacacacacacagttcctacTGCGGTAAAAGGTGTCTCGGGGGTCAGGAGTCAGCATATCAGCGTGAGGTCTTGACCCTGGAGCTCTGCTGAGCCCTTTCTGTCGAGTGTGACTGGCCAGTGTCTGAGGGACGTGAGACACATTGTCCATCATCAGAGAGGACTCATctatgacagacacagagagagggggagagagaaagagagtgagcagaacagagatagagggagggggagagagaaagagagagagcagaacagagatagagagtagggacaagagggagtgggagagagaaagagagagaatgggggagacaagagagagtgttttgagagacaaaaaaaagtaaataaggTAGAGGGAAAGTCAGTGATTCAACAGGAAGTGAGTTgtgtgctgaatgtgtgtgtgtgtgtgtgagagtttatgtgtgtgagtttatgtgtgtgtgtgtgtgtgtgtgtgtgtgtgtgtgtgtgtgtgtgtgtgtgtgtgtgtgtgtttgaacacagCAAACTCCGTGATAACTCTGTGaagtccctctctcccacagctTATTAGCATTATCCCGGATTAACAcacagtgctgtcattcttccAAAACAATGGCAGCCATGAGATTTCACTCTGTCCTGCCATCAATGACAGGACCAGTGTCACATGAGGAGGCCCATGTCTGGACTGACCTTGGCTGATTGTGTGGgagaacagaacacattctTTCCACTTATGGCTCCATGCAATCAAAAACAGCTCTTATATTAATGCAAGAATGAGCCCAGCACTCAGTGTCAGAGCTAGGGACGAACAAATCATTTATACATCAAGTAACATTATATAGAGGTGTGAGGGTCTTGACTATGCAGGCTACCatagacaacacaaacacacacatcacacatgtgcacacacacacacacaggcacacaaacacacactgagacgctaacacacagacatgtgaccgtgtgcacacacacacacacacacacacacacacacacacattcacctgtGTACAAGGAGATGTAGGCAGAGTCAATGATGTCAAACTTCAAGCCAGGCAGAAACGGGCGCCACTAGAAGAGAGCGATAGAAAACATataagaaggaagagaggataagagaaaACAACGGAGGACAataaaggagggaggaggatgaACAGACAACAAGCGGAGACGtcaggaggggaaggggaaagaACGAGAGAACAAGAAAGCAGCAGAAAGTgaggaaagaaagtgagagtgcagaaagaagaggaagaaagaggaggaaataGATAACAGACGAGAcaagaagaaggaaaggagcCAGGAGGGACTgaaaaggagggaagagaaaggaagggagtgAAAGATGCGTCATCTGTTTTGTCGACTCAGGGCTTTCCTTCATCTCAGTGTGAACTGACAGCTGAGGGACAGAAAACAGAGGAGTGATGGACAGAgtctacactctacacacacacacacacatacacacacacacacacacacacacacacacacacacacaagcacaagcacacacgcatgcacacagacacatatgcatgcacacagacgcacccacacacacacacacacacacacacgcacacagacagagcgaaagaaagagataacACCTCCTACAAACACATAACTACTTATCTAGAGTGGCTGCATGCaactataaataaaatgtagctACCtgcacatacatccacacatagACATGTGATTGAATGTAGCTAcctgcacatacagtacatccacACATAGACATGTGATTGAATCCCTAcctgcacatacagtacatccacACATAGACATGTGATTGAATCCCACATGCAAAGACAGAGGCCCAGAGGATGGGATTTAGAATTTAGAATTCTTGTCATACTACTTTTCAGAGCTGTCTCAAGGTCACATGCTGCTGCTGGGACTGGAGTGAAGTGCAGATATAGCATTGTGTCAGAtctctctttctaacacacacacacacacacacaccaacgcacacacgcacaaacgcatccacgcactcacacacacacacacacacacacacacacacacacacacacacaaacacacagacatctctctTCAAGTCTGTCAGAAATTGGTGTGTGGATTTCAGATATTTTAGTCCAGCTGTCAGAATGAATTATCTCACCGGGAGACAATATCACGCGAAGCGCATTACTCCTAAGTGTATCCTATATCCTGAGCTACATCCTCATTGGCAAGAATGAAACATGAAACTGAATTCTCCCAGGAGGAAGGAATGAAGGGGACTCATTACAGACCAAAACCTCCTTGGGCAGTTTGGACTGTGGGCAGTTGGCTCCATCACTGAATGACCTGCTGCCAGGATCAGACGACACAATATGTTTGTCTTTCACCATGGTCACCATTGCAGATAAGGAAATCATAGTGTGATAAATCCTTGCATGACGTTGGGGACCGCTCACAGTAAATTCGATTGCTGGATCAATGGACATAAATGACCAAATGATTCATAAAGCCAAAGTTTTTCTCtgcggtttgtttgttttctttgagttGACTTTTACGCAGTTTTAGCAAGTGAACACATCCAAAGTAAATCTACCACATTTTAGTTACAAATTTTGTTTCGAGAATGAGGGTGAGAGAAAATGTCTTAGAGAGAGAACATGCACATCTGTGTTTTGCAGTGTTGAGGataaatatggtgtgtgtgtgtatgtgtgtgtgtatgtgtgtgtgtgtgtgtttgtgtgtgtgtgtgtgtgtgtgtgtgtgtgtgtgtgtgtgtgtgtgtgtgtgtgtgtgtgtgtgtcgggggggtgTAAATGTGGTCACCAGCTGCCACCGGATTCTATTCATTTGCCTCTTGACACTAACTTCTCATTTCACTGTCATAAGTCATCAGAGCACTGAAGCTTGCTCTTAACTCTGCTGGGTGGATGTTTGACAATAATTGTATTTCTCCAAAAGTCTGCCACatctgagttcacacacacacacacacacacacacacacacacacacacacacacacacacacacacacacacacacacatacacacacacaccatatttatCCTCAACACTGCAAATCACAGATGTGCATGTTCTCTCTCTAAGAcgttttaaatatttaattcaGCGCAGAGCCTGAACATCCCTCTCCTGTCCTAATTCTTCTTTGCTCCGACCCATTCCCCAAAAGGAcctcctgccttctctctccttctccattgcCCCATCAACGACCCATCTCAAGTCACTTAAGCCAGAGCCAAGTCACTGTGAGGCGCTGTTGTTATCACTCTTACTTGTTGTCTCCTAGACGTCTGAGCACATTCCATACCATTGAATGTCGTTAAAAAAAAGCATTCCGTGTATTAAAGGGAGCTTcagagtgtgttggtgttgacAATGACGGGCACTCTGGGGTAAGGTTTAGTTGGAAATAAACATAAGCCTTCAGAAGAGTGGGGTTTGGGGGATGTCAGAGCAAAGCCAAGAGCAGAACTATGAGTCCCGTGGACACTGCATCAAAGGTGGCGTCTCAATCACCACTGTTTACACTGTCAGTCTCCCTGCTAGATCCTCCATTTTAGTGTCAGTGTAGTGCAAAATGCACCTCGTACAGGACAGAtggtaacaaacacaaacacacacaaacacacacacacacacaaatacacacacacatacacacacacacacacacacacacacacacacacacacacacatacacacacaaactttctctctcttaccgcAACTTCCACATGGTCTGAACCTCTGTCATCTTGCTTGTGCAAAACTTCAAAGTAGTACCTCCTTGAAGCTCTAAGactgcagagagatggagagacagagacagagatggaatgagagagtgaaaggaatggagggggagagaggctgagaaCTCTACCAAAGTATTCTGACTGAAGAGGGCAGTTGTGGCAGTTTTTCAAACCCTGTTATTCCCTTATAGACTCAAGGCTGCCAACTGAAAGGGCTTCTAATTCCAATATATATAGCCTAATTGGCTCACAGTGAGATCactttacatttcacattttacacacttcacattttcaacacttaaaGCTTACTGTTAGTTCCTCAATAAGGGAATGTGGATTAacgtatatttacatatttgcCCCATACACTCTAGCTAATAAACACTTTTTTCATATGTATTATTTGTCTATGCTGGGTGTGGCctaaataatacacacacacacacacacacacacacacacacacacacacacacacacacacacacacacacacacacacacacacacacacacacacacacacacacacacagtcaagcagTGATCAGAGACATCAAAGACAGTTATCACCTCCAACAAgacctgtgtgtgaatgatgtatGAGACTGAGAGATACAACAGCAAGGCCCGCTGATACTGCTTatccacactcacatatacccaccaaagaacacacacacacacacacacgcacaaacacataaacgcactcgcactcacacacacacacgccttaaAAGAGATATGACAAGAAGGTGACAGAAACACAGGAGGAGCCAGAGCACCAAGGAACACAGTGAGAGTGTCTGTTTACAGCTTGAAACGGTGCACTACAAGGTACAATGATaaaatagagaaatagagagacagagacagagagaaaaaaatgagtaACGGGGCGAGAGAGGCAGgtagagcaagggagagagggggagagaaataatCCTGAGTGACAGGGTGAGAAACGGagagattgtgtgagagagaacaagcCTATGTGACAGAGGAAGATACAGCCATATTGATATAGAGATTAAGAGAgactgaaaaggagagagaggcagagagttgATCGAGAAGAGGGAGTCAGGGAGTACATCTAGGACagggggagacggagagaacgagggagagagagagcgataatcAAGCCAGGCAGCGTGAAATGGATAGACAGAAGGATGAGGAATGGGGatgtgatagatagatacagtagatagattattatatagatagataaagagagagagagaaacagagagaggaagagagagaaaggagtgtaCAGTAGATATGGGCAGATTGGGGCGATGGAGACACACATGGACAgggctggagaggaagaggaagaggagcgatTGCATCGCCCACAGCggcggaagaaaaaaaacagacacacagagacacacacaataggctTTTAATTGCCTGAGTAATGACTTGAGTCCATCTataacatctctctccctttaatgggaaaaggcaggagggagagggggacagagggaaggagtcagagacagacagaggagagagaagagaggggggagggggagagagggaagcagtcagagacagacagaggagaagagagggggagatgtggACTATCAGGACGCTCATCATTTCTGAAATGTCTGATGGCTTGTAACCCTATGGTTATTATAGGGTTATTATGtatgttattatatattattataggGTTATTATTTACACTATATGGACAATAGTATTTGGCCACACCTGTTCATTATTGAATTCAGGTGTTTCAATCAGACCCGTTGCCACAGGTGTATAAAATCAAGCACCTAGCCATGCAGTCTCCATTTGCAAACATTTGTCATACAAAATGGGTTGTTCTGAAGAGCTCAGTGACTTCAAGCGTGGTACTGTGATAGGATGCCACCTTTGCAATAAGACGGTTCGTGAAATTTCATACCTGctggcagtgttgtgcacgttcacacctctcatgaactagttcaaagttcagttcatacaagtaaacatgaatcgttcacgttcatagttcaccatttaaattctgaactagttcatagttaattttttttttaattattgctaatttttcaggaggacataatttgcacagaaagatgagatttttactgtcggaaacattatcagacagtgtgtaaaaatgccgcacataataataaggtggatcggatgtaggcctactcgctgagtctgcgtctctgttttcgctttcacttgccatttttatattgacaccgagagctgttgccttgggttgtgttcggattcttagatagctgtctaatccttgatctcttgttggacaggtgtctgacgagagaggtcctttcgggggaaggtatctcaaaaaccgttgatttcgaacagtctattaagataggatgtacggcaacatgacgctgtgtcatcatgctgtgtgtgcttatttgctagctagcagctactgttagcgacctggctaacggatacatcgctaacgaaacagactatttttgttaatcaatcatgacataagtacatagtacactgtttatttctcggtaactttaaaaaaaaattaccaaaaaaagcaaagaaacgtacatcggtgaatacttttgtggaacttcgacgatttcatccgccatctttttttaaatttgtctccggttagggaatggggcagagagttatgggtaatacctgccgccataagagagcaaggcagctcagatgctctcttgaaaaattaccgttatgtgacgtacttcaaggtatcttactaaagcggaagagaaggtttaagacatttcgaacagtacTTGCTCTCTTACTAGGGAggaatgaaggaaggaagggagcattttaagcctattcgaacagacccttggaatacgttgcttgtttggtatacatgtgtgtgcaatgattcatgggtaatgtagggcgaagtcgagttagttggtttaggtatcgcagaaattatacgggtaATGTTATAGAGGtggttcgggaaatgtgtaatcactgagggtcatccgattagaatggaaaagaagagacttggatattcagtttgattcttcactctttgtattgcattaacaacaatgaatgggataaattgtaggtgggtgtatgtttgtatgtgtgtgcaggcccggggtgggtaatcgggagaatcgggagagttcccggtgggccgcttcacttctgggccggtcgagaatttaattttttgacatttgtcacgttagtccatcttctcttaaagtaggctacacacgttctgcattctgacaccggagcctctgcatgggttgtaccatgcgagggagttctcccctcccaaatagagttggttgggtccatagcccgtctatTCCAAAAACTTTTCTcagactaccgatagctgggccggccctaccccaacgatatgcgtcagagaggatggatgggaggaagaggggctgaaaaatccaggttgaaaaaaagaaaggcattggaggaggatgctgccaaatgtgccaagcttaccgatttattttcaagaggacaaacacaagtggcaactggtaaagagagacatagcaacgtaactattaggctaacgttgtagcgttgta is part of the Clupea harengus chromosome 6, Ch_v2.0.2, whole genome shotgun sequence genome and harbors:
- the LOC105899726 gene encoding N-acetyl-beta-glucosaminyl-glycoprotein 4-beta-N-acetylgalactosaminyltransferase 1-like, yielding MCLRMPRFPLKKIRKQLKLLLLLVLLTFAVWFTYLHIHQGKVFRLQLSYGKDAEKQIEKGPRKPSHMPHGQHYHGDAPDSQEEDQAEDERAYVQSRDADLHSFLNQKLLKLPWKPEHKGQANLHVFEDWCGSSISKLRKNLHFPLYPHSRTTVKKLAVSPKWKNYGLRIFGFIHPYRDGDFQFAISSDDNSELWLSSDDSPLNAHLLAYVGMRGCEWTAPGEFSKFRSQTSKVMHLRASRRYYFEVLHKQDDRGSDHVEVAWRPFLPGLKFDIIDSAYISLYTDESSLMMDNVSHVPQTLASHTRQKGLSRAPGSRPHADMLTPDPRDTFYRIPLISEFRLQNVLPSCLYSPTYVLKDFPIARYQGLQFVYLSFVYPNDFTRLTHMEKDNKCFYKESTVYLEKYGFYKYMKMDEEDDDTPFFFPNPDDFLDEVEGADPEEETLISDNQPVRRSENHSVTNQAARVSLKPTPLNEDREGRFYSREKSKPEKGGSERDGDKDEEREERQGRDGNENAQAVGPGGRTLSWVRARGAGVDPETAPSRTHIQTHTHTLQNSQHLLPQNSSLYTLMKRFLGNAPWNSVPAEHTSVGSHARRGDRVGRGYRARPQTPGSGEHSVEVMPGIFLYRAGNTARLVRSKAKHRDTDQTSAGIAHLNIPSNSQAPSDSKTPPTTATTNLPNDPPDHPEDNPASRWSFSSMSPPGSSPSSTPPKSRPLPGPHFSENSLPMEDGQSTKASRASEPTASQPVASDVGSQAEQDGGTSEYSYEEPEDLKPDWVEKEINWQRTFSANTVDFETLRSDWNDLRCNVSGNLQLAEGEALHLISQYMDRLNKHNGGIYTLQRIVNVEKRRDSARGHRFLVELVLLEGGKNVVRVSEYIYLLLRRSRLDDSLEMREGGAPSSPTFSASPAHSVPPRSPVPSRSSVQEHATLAWGPSYTRPLLCRPSVLRWRHDVMVHFVVPVKNQARWVVQFISDMEALRQETQDDNFSVVIVDFQSEDMDVERALRESSLPRYEYLRRAGRFERAAGLQAGVDSIQDSHSIVFLCDLHIHFPATLLESIRKHCVEGRLAFAPIVMRLNCGATPQEPDGYWEVNGFGLLGLYKSDFDRVGGMNTEEFKERWGGEDWELLDRVLQNGLEVERLRLRNFFHYFHSKRGMWNSQTKKLPKG